The following coding sequences are from one Nicotiana tabacum cultivar K326 chromosome 1, ASM71507v2, whole genome shotgun sequence window:
- the LOC142182673 gene encoding uncharacterized protein LOC142182673 encodes MSSTHNAPIHEDEGLGENSGIGVCIPHINPEEVPNMEPVEISLHNALNMDADTGPARNAHREARAGRQETRGMEEGGVSLQVIFEMLQAQQVVIAQLQSQNRTHNTAEPVNTRRAEPMRPDENGSGTDPTIRKMLEELAKRIETREKKIEENDKNMETCNLRVDQISGAPPILKGLDSKKFVQKIFPQSAAPKPIPKKFRMRDIPKYNGTTDPNEHITTYTCGIKGNYLEDDEIESVLLKKFRETISKDAMIWYHNLPPNSIDSFAMLADSLVKAYVGAIKVAITKSDVFKIKQRENEMLREFVSRFQSERMELPLVFDD; translated from the coding sequence ATGTCTAGCACACATAATGCACCTATTCACGAGGACGAAGGTCTTGGAGAAAACAGCGGTATAGGGGTCTGTATACCACACATAAACCCTGAGGAAGTGCCAAACATGGAGCCAGTTGAAATCAGTTTGCACAACGCTCTAAACATGGACGCAGACACAGGCCCCGCAAGGAACGCACATAGGGAAGCCCGAGCAGGAAGGCAAGAAACACGAGGGatggaagaaggaggagtcagcctccaagtgatattcgagatgctgcaagctcagcaagtcGTCATCGCTCAGCTTCAGAGTCAGAACAGAACTCATAACACAGCCGAACCAGTGAACACTCGGCGTGCAGAACCAATGAGGCCTGATGAAAAtggctcggggactgaccccactATTAGGAAAATGCTAGAGGAGCTCGCCAAAAGGATAGAGACCAgagaaaagaagattgaagaaaatgacaaaaacatGGAAACATGCAATTTAAGGGTCGACCAGATATCGGGAGCACCTCCGATTTTAAAAGGACTGGactcgaagaagttcgtgcaaaaaatATTCCCCCAGAGTGCGGCTCCAAAGCCTATCCCGAAGAAGTTTCGGATGCGAGATATCCCGAAATACAATGGAACCACTGATCCCAACGAGCACATTACCACATACACTTGTGGCATAAAAGGGAActatttggaagacgatgagatcgaatcagtTTTGCTAAAAAAATTTAGGGAAACTATATCTAAAGATGCCATGATTTGGTACCATAACCTACCCCCGAACTCTATCGATTcgtttgccatgctggcagattcatTAGTGAAGGCATATGTCGGTGCCATAAAAGTTGCAATAACGAAGTCCGACGTattcaaaataaagcaaagggagaacgagatgctgagggaatTTGTATCCCGTTTTCAATCAGAACGAATGGAGTTACCACTAGTCTTTGATGACTAG